From Cryobacterium sp. GrIS_2_6:
CGATGTGTTCGGTGTCGATATCGGTCCCGGCCTGATCGAGTTGGGGAGGCTCGCGTGAGCGGCGCGGCGTCTCAGATCGAGTACTACGCCCGCGCGTTGCGCGCCCCGAGGATCGGTGACGCGTTCCGGCGCCTGGGCGATCAGGCCCGCGACGCGGGCTGGTCCCACGAGGAATACCTTGCCGCGGTCCTCTCCCGCGAGGTCTCGGAGCGGGAAGCGTCCGGCGCGGCCCTGCGGATCAAAGCGGCCCGGTTCCCCGGCCACAAGACCCTAGAGGACTTCAACTTCGATCACCAGCCCTCCGCGGACCGGAACCTGATCGCCCACCTCGGCACGAGCGTGTTCGTCACAGAGGCGAAGAACATCGTGCTCCTCGGGCCGCCCGGCACGGGCAAGACCCACCTCGCCGTCGCTCTGGGCGTCCAGGCCGCCAAACACGGCCACCGTGTCCTCTTCGACACCGCGACAGGCTGGGTCGCCCGACTCCAAGAGGCCCATTCCCGCGGCAAGCTCGCCGCGGAACTGATCCGGCTCCGCCGTTACAGCGTGCTGATCTGCGACGAAGTCGGCTACATCCCGTTCGACCAGGACGCGGCGAACCTGTTCTTCCAGCTCGTCGCGAGCCGCTACGAACACGCGTCCTTGATCCTGACGAGCAACCTGTCATTCGGACGCTGGGGCGAGGTCTTCGGCGACCCCACCGTCGCGTCCGCGATGATCGACCGCATCGTCCACCACGCCGACGTCCTCAGCCTCAAAGGCAACAGCTACCGGCTCAAAAGCCACCAGCCCGCCGCCGATACGGCATAGTAGAAACACACATGGTGGTCCTGCTTTCAAACGGCACTATTGGCCCTGTTTTGGGTCGGCGTCAACATCCACACGAGGCCCACCCAAGAATGGCCCCGGTAGATCGACTTGATGTTCCAATGGACGGGCACATGTTCCGGTAAGGAGCCGCGCACCGAGAGCGCCCTGCGGGCGTCCATTAGGAATGGATCCGATGATCTGAGCGAGTGCATGATCGTCGGTGCCTTCGGAGGACTTTTCGAGGAGTCAGAATACGGCTTACAGAATCTCGATTCGCTGACGAGGTGCCTTAGGCAGGTTAGAACCGCGCAATGCGCGATAGCTCTCCCGCTCCGCATTCTTGTAGAAGTCGTTGAGGAAGTCGAATCGGCTCTGTTGAACGATTGAACGCAGAGCTCGGGTGGAACCTGCATCTAACGGCGAAGAAAAGGAAATCGATGTATATCCACTTCTCCAACTCCGCTCGCCCCAGGCTCGTGCGGCCAGATCGTGGTCATCATCGCCAAGAAAAAAGTGGTCTGCATCAAGACCACCAAGAGCCTCATACCGTGCTTTTTCAAAGGCGAGGGGCCCGCGCATGACCGTTTCGTGCAAGTACACCCATCGCCTCTCCAAACTCACGGCGGGAAGTTCAATCAGGTTACCGACACGACCCACTGAGTTGGAAAGCGCGAGTTCCCAAGCAGAAGCCGCATACCAGCCGCGGCGTCTATGAACGGCCCGATAGGCGAGGTAGGCAAGTGATCTCGACTTTCCCAAGAGCATGGCACGAGTCGAACGTCGACCTGGATAGTCAAGGCTGTGCGCGCCCCTTCCGCTCAACAGGAACAGGCTCGGAACCGCCTCGAGCACT
This genomic window contains:
- the istB gene encoding IS21-like element helper ATPase IstB, producing the protein MSGAASQIEYYARALRAPRIGDAFRRLGDQARDAGWSHEEYLAAVLSREVSEREASGAALRIKAARFPGHKTLEDFNFDHQPSADRNLIAHLGTSVFVTEAKNIVLLGPPGTGKTHLAVALGVQAAKHGHRVLFDTATGWVARLQEAHSRGKLAAELIRLRRYSVLICDEVGYIPFDQDAANLFFQLVASRYEHASLILTSNLSFGRWGEVFGDPTVASAMIDRIVHHADVLSLKGNSYRLKSHQPAADTA